The Longimicrobium sp. genome has a segment encoding these proteins:
- a CDS encoding AraC family transcriptional regulator yields the protein MTDAAPRTALPSSDGDGRAAPYVSRARAYLDQHWIRNVPLDELAGVAGVSKFHLARRFTEAVGIPPHTYQNRVRVDRAMEMLRDGTSVQDAAVRTGFSDASHLCRHFKRFTGTTPGRYARERPGLLAAAV from the coding sequence ATGACCGACGCCGCCCCCCGCACCGCCCTGCCCTCCTCGGATGGCGACGGCCGCGCCGCGCCTTACGTGTCGCGTGCCCGCGCTTACCTGGATCAGCACTGGATCCGCAACGTTCCGCTGGACGAGCTCGCCGGCGTCGCCGGGGTGAGCAAGTTCCACCTCGCGCGCCGCTTCACCGAGGCCGTGGGGATTCCGCCGCACACGTACCAGAACCGGGTGCGCGTCGACCGCGCCATGGAGATGCTGCGCGACGGGACCTCGGTTCAGGACGCCGCCGTGCGCACCGGCTTTTCGGACGCCAGCCACCTATGCCGCCACTTCAAGCGTTTCACCGGCACCACACCGGGACGCTACGCGCGCGAACGGCCGGGGCTGCTGGCGGCCGCGGTGTGA
- a CDS encoding AraC family transcriptional regulator, whose translation MASKVLEEQVRVWRPAVLPGVEVMRVDGSHRLWRWYHEVYALTTVYRGTGEYRYRQETHPVRPGDTLMMEPGEVHADRRVDGPASFRVLFVAPEVLARYRGGSAEPVHLRPACTSDATLFRAITALHAALDRDASALEAQCRLALVLDEVLRRFVEPAPRAVPAEPSSAALLRARDLLHESPGRAVSLDDLAAAAGLSKFHLLRAFAKRFGVPPHTYHTQLRIATARSLLANGVSISRAALEAGFADQSHLTRYFARNVGVTPGAYVRNTRGAPEWTDSGDAWSEHDTELATV comes from the coding sequence GTGGCGAGCAAGGTGCTGGAAGAACAGGTGCGGGTGTGGCGCCCCGCGGTTCTCCCGGGAGTGGAAGTCATGCGCGTGGACGGCAGCCATCGTCTGTGGCGCTGGTACCACGAAGTGTATGCCCTGACTACCGTTTACCGCGGAACGGGTGAGTACCGCTACCGGCAGGAGACGCACCCCGTGCGCCCCGGCGACACGCTGATGATGGAGCCTGGCGAGGTCCACGCCGATCGCCGGGTGGACGGGCCGGCCTCCTTCCGCGTGCTGTTCGTGGCCCCTGAGGTGCTCGCGCGCTACCGCGGCGGGAGCGCGGAACCGGTGCATCTGCGCCCCGCCTGTACCTCCGATGCCACACTTTTCCGCGCCATTACCGCCCTCCACGCGGCGCTGGACCGCGATGCGTCGGCGCTGGAGGCGCAGTGCCGGCTGGCGCTGGTGCTGGACGAGGTGCTGCGCCGCTTCGTGGAGCCCGCCCCCCGTGCCGTCCCCGCCGAACCCAGCTCCGCCGCCCTCCTCCGCGCGCGCGACCTGCTGCACGAATCGCCCGGGCGCGCGGTGTCGCTGGACGACCTGGCGGCGGCGGCGGGGCTGAGCAAGTTCCACCTGCTGCGCGCCTTCGCCAAGCGCTTCGGTGTACCGCCGCACACCTACCACACGCAGTTGCGCATCGCCACGGCGCGCTCCCTTCTGGCCAACGGCGTCTCCATCAGCCGCGCCGCACTGGAAGCCGGCTTCGCGGACCAGAGCCACCTGACGCGCTACTTCGCCCGCAACGTGGGCGTGACGCCCGGCGCGTACGTGCGCAACACCCGCGGCGCGCCCGAGTGGACCGACTCCGGCGACGCCTGGTCCGAGCACGACACCGAGCTCGCGACCGTCTGA
- a CDS encoding class I SAM-dependent methyltransferase has translation MIATAIPTLRQAERRIAATGAPAFAIRMMDGSLRSFGNGAPVFTLVIRDKRAAAALASMDKLAVADAYVDGSLDVEGDFERAFEIRASLSDRHPLRYAWRFLRPLMFGRTKADAAFIAEHYDTDSEFFLSFLDTRHRCYSQGVFEHDDEPLEDAITRKIEFALESVGARPGDRVLDIGGGWGAMTEHAGRLGIHVTSLTISRVSEEFIRALIDREGLPCRVVREHLMEHTPDEPYDAIVNLGVTEHLPDYPATLKKYQTLLKPGGRIYLDASATRRKHSHSTFLERRVYPGDGTLMCLHEYLAEVAATPFQLISVHDDRHSYELTCRAWARKLDRARDEIERRFGTRLYRVFRIYLWGCADAFRRDLTQAYRVVMQLPA, from the coding sequence ATGATCGCCACCGCCATCCCCACCCTGCGCCAGGCGGAACGCCGCATCGCCGCCACGGGCGCACCCGCCTTCGCCATTCGCATGATGGACGGCTCGCTCCGCTCCTTTGGGAACGGCGCGCCGGTGTTCACCCTGGTGATCCGCGACAAGCGCGCGGCCGCCGCGCTCGCCTCCATGGACAAGCTGGCGGTGGCGGACGCGTACGTGGACGGGAGCCTGGACGTGGAAGGGGATTTCGAGCGCGCCTTCGAGATCCGCGCGTCGCTCAGCGACCGCCACCCGCTCCGCTACGCATGGCGCTTTCTTCGCCCGCTGATGTTCGGGCGCACGAAGGCGGATGCGGCGTTCATCGCCGAGCACTACGACACCGACTCCGAGTTCTTTCTCAGCTTCCTGGACACGCGCCACCGCTGCTACTCGCAGGGCGTCTTCGAGCACGACGACGAGCCGCTGGAAGACGCCATCACGCGCAAGATCGAGTTCGCGCTGGAGTCCGTGGGCGCGCGGCCAGGGGACCGGGTGCTGGACATCGGCGGCGGGTGGGGGGCGATGACGGAGCACGCGGGCCGCCTGGGGATCCACGTCACCTCGCTGACCATCTCGCGCGTCTCGGAGGAGTTCATCCGCGCCCTGATCGACCGCGAGGGGCTCCCCTGCCGCGTCGTCCGGGAGCACCTGATGGAGCACACTCCGGACGAGCCGTACGACGCCATCGTGAACCTGGGCGTCACCGAGCACCTCCCGGACTATCCCGCCACGCTGAAGAAGTACCAGACGCTGCTGAAGCCGGGAGGCCGCATCTACCTGGATGCCAGCGCCACGCGGCGCAAGCACAGCCACTCCACCTTTTTGGAGCGCCGCGTCTACCCCGGCGACGGCACCCTGATGTGCCTGCACGAGTACCTGGCCGAGGTGGCCGCCACCCCGTTCCAGCTCATCTCGGTGCACGACGACCGCCACAGCTACGAGCTCACCTGCCGCGCCTGGGCGCGCAAGCTGGACCGCGCCCGCGACGAGATCGAGCGCCGCTTCGGCACGCGCCTCTACCGCGTCTTCCGCATCTACCTCTGGGGCTGCGCCGACGCCTTCCGCCGCGACCTGACGCAGGCGTACCGGGTGGTGATGCAGCTGCCGGCGTGA
- a CDS encoding cyclic nucleotide-binding domain-containing protein produces the protein MTHDASTLPDPIRSDALWSALAPDVARALAAAASTVALGEGEALFGPGQPTQALYFVLDGRLRAADRAPGAPEVTVRTFEAGEALDEMQVLAGTGGPLALVADSPVRLACVEGHDADRLVAEFPEIREARDRVRHRQLLCRLHGVFGAFDRALLDDVEATAGWLHRARGELLFEQGTHAGELYFVLSGRVRIVAFGVDDLPRVLGEAGPGESIGEAAFFGSDRRPERVEAVRDSVLVGFTPAEFDALSTRRPGLLRAVAFRLAERLHRPPASGPPRVSAVAILPATPGAPVREFVERLARALAPHGSVLRLDAAEVEARMAEPGIAQAWESDEVAHLLAWLEGQETANRFVLYEADERPTAWTRRCLRRADRVLLVADARADPKLGDLERSLAAADDGRLPAPRTLILVHPDGSTAPSKTRDWLADRGVDGHQHLRWDRDGDFGRVARLLAGRTVGVVLGGGGARGLAHVGMLRAMDEAGIPIDLIGGTSMGALVAAQYAQGFDAARIVETKRHVYLKMAPQKGWTLPVLSLVGTRLPEITGKQVHGDLEVEDLWTPFFCVSSDLTAAEMVVHREGLVRRVVLASSSLPAFAVPVLHGNHLLVDGGLVNNVPVDVARQLGCGTVFAAEVSIESDEGFTCERVPSVWEVLRARFMGGARVRFPSLLEVAMRATVLQATYRQRVTLLDADFAFRPPIERFGMMDFPRLDEIVEAGYEHARQAIAGWREAGRLDALLGPRAAPSPTLPSPTP, from the coding sequence ATGACCCACGACGCGTCCACCCTCCCGGACCCGATCCGTTCCGACGCGCTGTGGAGCGCACTCGCCCCCGATGTCGCCCGCGCGCTGGCGGCGGCGGCGAGCACCGTCGCGCTCGGCGAGGGGGAGGCGCTGTTCGGGCCGGGCCAGCCCACGCAGGCGCTCTACTTCGTGCTGGACGGGCGACTGCGAGCGGCCGACCGGGCGCCCGGCGCGCCCGAAGTCACCGTGCGCACCTTCGAGGCGGGGGAGGCGCTGGACGAGATGCAGGTGCTCGCCGGCACCGGCGGGCCGCTGGCGCTGGTGGCGGACTCGCCCGTGCGGCTGGCGTGCGTGGAGGGCCACGACGCGGACCGCCTGGTCGCCGAGTTCCCCGAAATACGCGAAGCGCGCGACCGCGTCCGGCACAGGCAGCTCCTCTGCCGGCTGCACGGGGTGTTCGGCGCGTTCGACCGGGCGCTGCTGGACGACGTGGAGGCGACCGCGGGGTGGCTGCACCGCGCGCGCGGCGAGCTACTCTTCGAGCAGGGCACCCACGCCGGCGAGCTGTACTTCGTGCTCAGCGGGCGGGTGCGCATCGTGGCCTTCGGCGTCGACGACCTGCCGCGCGTGCTGGGCGAGGCGGGGCCGGGGGAGAGCATCGGGGAGGCGGCCTTCTTTGGGAGCGACCGGCGCCCCGAGCGCGTGGAGGCCGTGCGCGACAGCGTCCTGGTCGGCTTCACCCCCGCGGAGTTCGACGCCCTCTCCACCCGCAGGCCGGGGCTGCTGCGCGCGGTCGCCTTCCGGCTGGCGGAGCGGCTGCACCGGCCGCCCGCCTCCGGCCCGCCGCGCGTCTCCGCCGTCGCCATCCTCCCCGCCACGCCGGGGGCGCCGGTGCGCGAGTTCGTGGAGCGGCTGGCGCGGGCGCTGGCTCCGCACGGCTCCGTCCTGCGCCTGGACGCGGCGGAGGTGGAGGCGCGCATGGCCGAGCCCGGGATCGCGCAGGCGTGGGAGAGCGACGAGGTGGCGCACCTCCTGGCCTGGCTGGAGGGGCAGGAGACGGCGAACCGCTTCGTGCTCTACGAGGCGGACGAGCGCCCCACCGCCTGGACCCGCCGCTGCCTGCGCCGCGCCGACCGCGTCCTGCTGGTAGCCGACGCCCGCGCCGATCCGAAGCTCGGCGACCTGGAGCGCTCGCTCGCCGCGGCGGACGACGGGCGGCTCCCCGCGCCGCGCACCCTAATCCTGGTGCACCCCGACGGATCCACGGCGCCTTCGAAGACCCGCGACTGGCTCGCGGACCGGGGCGTGGATGGCCACCAGCACCTGCGCTGGGACCGCGACGGGGACTTCGGGCGGGTGGCGCGCCTCCTCGCCGGGCGCACCGTGGGCGTGGTGCTGGGGGGCGGCGGGGCGCGCGGGCTGGCGCACGTCGGCATGCTGCGCGCGATGGACGAGGCCGGCATCCCAATTGACCTGATCGGCGGCACCAGCATGGGCGCGCTGGTGGCCGCGCAGTACGCGCAGGGGTTCGACGCGGCGCGCATCGTGGAGACCAAGCGCCACGTCTACCTCAAGATGGCGCCGCAGAAGGGATGGACCCTCCCCGTCCTTTCGCTGGTGGGGACGCGCCTCCCCGAGATCACCGGCAAGCAGGTGCACGGCGACCTGGAGGTGGAAGACCTGTGGACACCCTTCTTCTGCGTCTCCAGCGACCTGACGGCGGCCGAGATGGTGGTGCACCGCGAGGGGCTGGTGCGGCGCGTGGTGCTGGCCAGCAGCTCCCTCCCCGCCTTCGCCGTCCCCGTGCTGCATGGCAACCATCTGCTGGTGGACGGCGGGCTGGTGAACAACGTGCCCGTGGACGTGGCGCGGCAGCTTGGGTGCGGCACCGTGTTCGCCGCCGAGGTGTCCATCGAATCCGATGAAGGGTTCACCTGCGAGCGCGTGCCCAGCGTGTGGGAGGTGCTGCGGGCGCGCTTCATGGGCGGGGCGCGCGTGCGCTTCCCCTCGCTCCTCGAAGTCGCGATGCGGGCCACCGTCCTGCAGGCCACCTACCGCCAGCGCGTCACACTGCTGGACGCCGACTTCGCCTTCCGGCCGCCGATCGAGCGGTTCGGGATGATGGACTTCCCGCGCCTGGACGAGATCGTAGAGGCGGGATACGAGCACGCGCGCCAGGCGATCGCCGGGTGGCGCGAAGCAGGCCGGCTGGACGCCCTGCTGGGCCCCCGCGCGGCGCCGTCCCCCACCCTACCCTCCCCCACGCCATGA
- a CDS encoding NHL repeat-containing protein: MRSLSIARVLFAAAIAIAAGSPAAAQVERVGTPITGRPPMRVIPVAPTPRPDVPLLIGLYSGHAIRIDNMAGAAVQELANDFRRGPETTAPRLGLGPQGRLVALIPGGIPQNRVLLPTPGWQVIDGRLNQTTDFDLDASGLVMYGVSSSTKQIFRYDMASRDLRLVGGPGTGPGQLAYPEHTAIDPMGRIYVADGSRIVRMNDITGNGWTAFGSHGGGRGQFNSITGLAVDSKGRIYASDYFNNRIVKIDDITGAGWAEYRTGISHPRGVATDMFDRLYVALPRSDRVLRMDDITGAGLKLFDLTRVPGFTRPTHGGPASIVPLRPGRRDDIPR, from the coding sequence ATGCGCAGCCTCTCCATCGCCCGAGTCCTGTTCGCCGCCGCCATCGCCATCGCCGCCGGCTCGCCCGCCGCCGCGCAGGTGGAGCGCGTAGGGACGCCCATCACCGGGCGGCCGCCGATGCGCGTCATCCCGGTCGCGCCAACGCCGCGCCCGGACGTGCCCCTGCTGATCGGCCTGTACAGCGGGCACGCGATCCGGATCGACAACATGGCCGGCGCGGCGGTGCAGGAGCTCGCGAACGATTTCCGCAGGGGGCCCGAGACGACGGCGCCGCGCCTGGGGCTGGGGCCGCAGGGGCGGCTCGTGGCGCTGATTCCGGGAGGGATTCCGCAGAACCGCGTCCTCCTCCCCACCCCCGGCTGGCAGGTGATCGACGGGCGGCTCAACCAGACCACCGACTTCGACCTGGACGCCTCGGGGCTGGTGATGTACGGGGTGTCGAGCTCCACGAAGCAGATCTTCCGCTACGACATGGCGAGCCGCGACCTGCGCCTGGTGGGCGGGCCGGGGACGGGGCCGGGGCAGCTGGCGTACCCGGAGCACACGGCCATCGACCCGATGGGGCGGATCTACGTTGCGGACGGCAGCCGCATCGTGCGCATGAACGACATCACCGGCAACGGGTGGACGGCGTTCGGGTCGCACGGGGGCGGGAGGGGCCAGTTCAACTCCATCACGGGGCTCGCGGTGGACAGCAAGGGGCGGATCTACGCATCCGACTACTTCAACAACCGCATCGTAAAGATCGACGACATCACGGGTGCCGGATGGGCGGAGTACAGAACCGGGATCAGCCACCCGAGGGGTGTCGCCACGGACATGTTCGACCGCCTGTACGTCGCGCTGCCGAGGTCCGACCGCGTGCTGCGGATGGACGACATCACGGGTGCCGGCCTCAAGCTGTTCGACCTGACACGCGTGCCGGGTTTCACCCGGCCCACGCACGGCGGCCCGGCGTCGATCGTGCCCCTGCGCCCCGGCCGCCGCGACGACATTCCGCGGTAG
- a CDS encoding 1-acyl-sn-glycerol-3-phosphate acyltransferase: MDRSVELPLWAAILLGVLAAWAALDRLMVPSVRWLVRQRTNRVIEELNTRLPFEIPPFKLTKRQVLIDRLVYDARVVEAAEAHAREHRMPREVVMAKVERYAREIVPSFNAYLYFRVGYWMARRIARFLYRVRLGWSDEEGLAGIPRGSTVVFVMNHRSNMDYVLVGYLASDRAALSYAVGEWARIWPLHMLIRSMGAYFVRRGSGNALYRRVLERYVFMATQAGVTQAVYPEGGLSRDGALRPPKLGLLDYILRAFDPHGERDLVFVPVGLNYDRVLEDRTLLADTLPERPRAGRWDAARNSLAFVWRNLWLMARNRWHRFGYACACFGTPVSMRAHCAARGIDPRALHGDERHAVVEELGAELMRAVGAAIPVLPVSMAATVFLRNVGPLSELELKAGVHALAQSAEAAGARVYVPRRDLDYAVTVGLRMLTLRHLVTEDADGLFRPAPGEEAVLRYYANSIAHLLPPDVPAPATAVAVGA, from the coding sequence ATGGACAGATCCGTCGAACTTCCCCTCTGGGCCGCCATCCTCCTGGGAGTCCTCGCCGCCTGGGCGGCGCTGGACAGGCTGATGGTGCCCAGCGTCCGCTGGCTGGTGCGGCAGCGGACGAACCGGGTGATCGAGGAGCTGAACACGCGGCTCCCGTTCGAGATCCCGCCCTTCAAGCTCACCAAGCGCCAGGTGCTGATCGACCGGCTGGTGTACGACGCGCGCGTGGTGGAGGCGGCGGAGGCCCACGCCCGCGAGCACCGCATGCCGCGCGAGGTCGTGATGGCAAAGGTGGAGCGGTACGCGCGCGAGATCGTGCCGTCCTTCAACGCGTACCTGTACTTCCGCGTGGGGTACTGGATGGCGCGGCGCATCGCGCGCTTCCTCTACCGGGTGCGGCTGGGGTGGAGCGACGAGGAGGGGCTGGCCGGCATCCCCCGCGGCAGCACGGTGGTGTTCGTGATGAACCACCGCAGCAACATGGACTACGTGCTCGTCGGCTACCTCGCCTCCGACCGGGCGGCGCTGTCGTACGCGGTGGGGGAGTGGGCGCGCATCTGGCCGCTCCACATGCTGATCCGCTCCATGGGCGCCTACTTCGTGCGCCGCGGCTCGGGGAACGCGCTGTACCGGCGCGTGCTGGAGCGGTACGTCTTCATGGCGACGCAGGCCGGCGTCACCCAGGCCGTGTACCCGGAGGGCGGCCTGAGCCGTGACGGCGCCCTGCGCCCGCCCAAGCTGGGGCTGCTGGACTACATCCTGCGCGCCTTCGATCCGCACGGCGAGCGCGACCTGGTGTTCGTGCCGGTGGGCCTCAACTACGACCGCGTGCTGGAGGACCGCACCCTCCTCGCCGACACGCTCCCCGAGCGGCCGCGGGCGGGGCGCTGGGACGCGGCGCGCAACTCGCTGGCCTTCGTGTGGCGCAACCTGTGGCTGATGGCCCGCAACCGCTGGCACCGCTTCGGCTACGCCTGCGCCTGCTTCGGCACGCCCGTCTCCATGCGGGCGCACTGCGCGGCGCGCGGCATCGACCCGCGCGCCCTGCACGGCGACGAGAGGCACGCCGTGGTAGAGGAGCTCGGCGCCGAGCTGATGCGCGCAGTCGGCGCCGCCATCCCCGTGCTCCCCGTATCGATGGCGGCCACCGTCTTCCTGCGCAACGTGGGGCCGCTGAGCGAGCTGGAGCTCAAGGCCGGCGTGCACGCGCTGGCGCAGAGCGCGGAGGCGGCGGGTGCGCGCGTCTACGTCCCGCGCCGCGACCTGGACTACGCCGTCACCGTGGGGCTGCGCATGCTCACCCTTCGCCACCTGGTGACCGAGGACGCGGACGGCCTGTTCCGCCCCGCGCCCGGCGAGGAGGCGGTGCTGCGCTACTATGCCAACTCCATCGCCCACCTCCTCCCGCCCGACGTGCCGGCTCCCGCGACGGCGGTCGCGGTGGGGGCCTGA